From Terriglobales bacterium:
GCGCCCGGGCGTGACCACGGGCGAGCTGGACGCCGCCGCCGCCCGCCTCATCCGCGAGCATGGCGCCCAGTCCGCTCCCGTGCTGGTCTATAACTTCCCCGGCGCCGTCTGCATCAGCGTGAACGACGAGATCGTGCACGGCATCCCCGGGCAGCGCGCGCTGGAAGAGGGCGACCTGGTCAAGCTCGACGTGACTCTCGAAAAGGACGGCTTCATGGCCGACGCTGCGGTCACCGTGCCCGTGGGCGAGGTCTCGGCCACCGCCCGCCGCCTGGCGGCCTGCGCCGAGCACGCCTTCCGCGAAGCCATGCAGGTGGCCCGCGCCGGCCAGCGCGTCTTCGAGATCGGGGTGGTGGTGGAGCGCGAGGTGCGCCGCCAGGGCTTTTCCGTGGTGCGCGACCTCTGCGGCCACGGCATTGGCCGCAGCATCCACGAGAAGCCCAGCGTTCCCAACTTCTTCGATCCCAACGCCCACGAGCGCCTGACCGAGGGCTTGGTCATCGCCGTCGAGCCCATCATCGCCGCCGGCAGCGGCCGCTCCTTGCTGGCCCGCGACGGCTGGACCTACAAGACCGCCGACCACAAGCTCGCCGCCCACTTCGAGCACACCATCGTGGTCACTTCAAGCGAACCTATTATCCTGACAGCTGCGGCGGCATGAGGGAGGGCCCCGTCAGCTCATGTGGCGATCGAAGAGAAAGCCAAGAGAGGTCAAACCCGCGCCCCCTTGCCGCTGCACCTGCAAGATGTGTCTGATTGGCTACCACTGCGGCAAGAAGCCGGAGTGCGGCCACCCGGCTCCGCGACGCTAAGCCCGGCAGAGTTTGGCGTCGGCGCGGGCCTGCTCCGCGCGCGTTGCCGCCTTCGACATCCACTCCACGAACAGCGCCTCGAACTCCTCCCGCGTGTAAACGCCTTTATGGATGAGCAGGGTGTTCATGGCGTAGACGGTAGCCTGGAAGCTCTCATCGC
This genomic window contains:
- the map gene encoding type I methionyl aminopeptidase, which encodes MCITTEEEMEGMRAAGAVVALVLAALKALVRPGVTTGELDAAAARLIREHGAQSAPVLVYNFPGAVCISVNDEIVHGIPGQRALEEGDLVKLDVTLEKDGFMADAAVTVPVGEVSATARRLAACAEHAFREAMQVARAGQRVFEIGVVVEREVRRQGFSVVRDLCGHGIGRSIHEKPSVPNFFDPNAHERLTEGLVIAVEPIIAAGSGRSLLARDGWTYKTADHKLAAHFEHTIVVTSSEPIILTAAAA